The nucleotide sequence ATACATATAAAACTTTCTACATTATGATAATATCTAATTTTTCTCTATTTGTGTAAAATAAGCCACACAACACATAATATTGTAAGATTTAAGTTCGGTATCTAAGTTGGAAACATGAAATTTCATTGACTTTCTTAAGTTACGAAGTGTGACTCTTATCAACTTAATGCACTTATGATTACGTCTGGTCATCAGTCAAATATGTTTTTACAGTTGGAGCTTGATATGTGCTGAATTTCTTAAGTAACTCAACTGGTTCTTCATCAACCAACGCCATCTCAAGGTACTTATCATGAATGAATTGCTCTTTTAACATATGGTTAAAGAATTCAATGAGTGGATCATAATAATGATTAATGTTTAAGAATCCGCACGGCTTTTGATGAAGTCCTAATTGCGCCCATGTGAAAATTTCGAAAAATTCTTCCATTGTTCCTGGTCCTCCAGGCAACACGATAAACCCATCTGATAGCTCTGCCATCTTCGCCTTTCTCTCATGCATAGATTGTACGATGATTAACTCCGA is from Bacillus solimangrovi and encodes:
- a CDS encoding TIGR00730 family Rossman fold protein; amino-acid sequence: MKSLAVFCGSSSGASDVYVEGAKKLGKELVKQNISLVYGGSSVGVMGAVADAVLNEGGHVIGVMPSFLDKREIAHKNLSELIIVQSMHERKAKMAELSDGFIVLPGGPGTMEEFFEIFTWAQLGLHQKPCGFLNINHYYDPLIEFFNHMLKEQFIHDKYLEMALVDEEPVELLKKFSTYQAPTVKTYLTDDQT